The genomic interval GTCTGGGGCTATATGCGGCAGCGGGGCACACCCTGCTTCAATCTCGGCCTGCTGAAGGACATCCGCGATTTCGGCAATGCGCTTGCCGCGCGCGGGGGCACCTTGGAGTGCGGCGGTGTGCGTCACAAGGTGAATTACTACGTGGCCGGCTCACGCGTGCCGGGTGTGTTCAACCTCGGCGGCGATCTCGCATTGTTCCTGCTGCTGATCCGTTCGCGCGACCGCGATGCTCTTGCGCATTACGCCCGCCTGTGCATAGACAATATTCATGCACGCGTGCAGAACTACAGTTGCCCGGATCTGACCACGATTTCGCTCGTTCAGGGTGAGGCGCTCGGCGGCGGGTTCGAAACTGCACTCGCCTCCGACGTCATCGTGGCCGAGGAGTCGGCCATGATGGGTTTGCCGGAAATTCTGTTCAACCTGTTTCCAGGCATGGGCGCCTACAGCCTGCTGGCGCGTCGCGTAGGACCTCGTCTTGCCGAGGAGATGATCCTCTCCGGACGCGTCATGCCGGCAGTGAAGCTGCATGAGATGGGAATCGTGGACGTACTCGCACGGGACGGCGAAGGCGAGACCGCAGTGCACGACTGGATCACACGGAACGCGCGCCGCCGCCGGGGGTTCCAAGCGGTGATGCAGGCGCGCAAGCAGGTGTTTCCGGTAACGCGGGCGGAACTGGACGCGGTGGCCGATACTTGGGTGGACTGTGCGCTGCGCCTGGAGGACCGAGACTTGCGCATGATGAGCAGGGTCGTGCACGCGCAGCTGGAGCGCATGGAGCGTAGAGCGGTCAAGAGTCCGGGCACCCCTGCAGTTGCCGCAGCTGGCTAGCTCTGCAGATGCGATGCAAATCCGCCTTCGGCGAAGAGCTGGCCAAACTGATGAAAGTTGACGCGGGTGGCGTTGATGATGGCGGCCTGCGCCGCCGAGTCATCGATCGTCTTCAACAGCGCGTTCAACTTCGCCATATGGTCCGCGTCCATCGTCGCGTGCGACGAGAGAAACCGGAAGCCGCGGCGCTCAAGGTCGCGCCCTGCCTCCACGCCGATCGCCCGCGCGATGGAATCGGCCACGCGGCCGCCATAGACCGAGGCGATCACCTCGAGCACATAGAGCATGCCGAGCACCGAGCACGGATGTACGCGCTCCGACGCGTAGTAGTTGAAGGCAATCATCGCCTGCACCGGCGCACTCGGCGACTCGTCTCGCACCCGGGCGACGTCGCCCCCGATCGCGGCGAGGTCCTCGAGCACCCATGCTTCGTGTCCCTTTTCCTCGTCGATGCGCTGGTAAAGCTCGTAGCGCACGGAACGAAAGCGATCGTCGCAGCGCGCGGCGGCGACCGCCATGATCGGGCAGAAGTGCCAGACGATGTGGTACAGGTAATGAAGGAACGCGCGGTACTCGTCGCGCGAGAGGCCGCGATGGATCATCTCTTGCACCCTCGGAGCGCTCTCCAGCGTGCGGCGACTGGAATCGGACATCTCGACGAGCGTGATAAAGAACGACATCGTTTTCTCCGGAACCGAAGACATAATTCTAGCGCCGCCGGCAAGCCGGCCGGCTCGCTTCAGGACTGAAGGATCCCGGCTATGGACTCGATCAAGCTGTACCTGATGGCGCTCCCGATCTTCCTCGGGGCGATCTGCGTCGAGGCGCTGTACTACCGCCTCGCGCTGCGCCGGCCTTACGGCTGGAAGGTGACTGCATCCAACCTCGTTGTCGCGATCGGGCGGCTGGCAAGCGAAGCCGCAACGAAGGGCCTGGTAGTCGCGGTATATGTCGCCACCTGGCATTACCGGCCGTTCGACATCCCGATGGATCGCTGGGAGAGCTGGGTGGCGCTGTTCTTGCTCGTGGACTTCGCGTACTACTGGCTCCACCGGTACAGTCACGAAATCCGGTGGATGTGGGCACTGCACAGCGTGCACCACTCGGCGCAGCAGATCACCTTCTCGGTCGCCTATCGTCTGGGTTGGACCAACATCGTGTCCGGGCCTTGGCTGTTCCTGATCCCGGTGTGCTGGATCGGATTCGATCCCCGCGCCGTGGGACTCATGTACGCCGCAAACCTGCTCTACCAGTTTTGGCTCCACACCGAGACGGTCCCGAAGCTCGGGTTCGTCGAGACATTCCTCAATACGCCCTCCAATCACCGAGTGCACCACGCCGTCAACCCGGAGTACCTCGACCGGAACTACGGCGGCGTGCTGATCATCTGGGACCGCCTGTTCGGAACGTATT from Burkholderiales bacterium carries:
- a CDS encoding sterol desaturase family protein, giving the protein MDSIKLYLMALPIFLGAICVEALYYRLALRRPYGWKVTASNLVVAIGRLASEAATKGLVVAVYVATWHYRPFDIPMDRWESWVALFLLVDFAYYWLHRYSHEIRWMWALHSVHHSAQQITFSVAYRLGWTNIVSGPWLFLIPVCWIGFDPRAVGLMYAANLLYQFWLHTETVPKLGFVETFLNTPSNHRVHHAVNPEYLDRNYGGVLIIWDRLFGTYCEEKDGVPKEYGLVRQIDTLNPVKIAFAEWVAMLRDLGSARSVREAAGYLFGPPGWRPGGNGLTTREIRRLAGIPEDSRRSRRRSSGIAQPVGSGGMER
- a CDS encoding iron-containing redox enzyme family protein, which encodes MSFFITLVEMSDSSRRTLESAPRVQEMIHRGLSRDEYRAFLHYLYHIVWHFCPIMAVAAARCDDRFRSVRYELYQRIDEEKGHEAWVLEDLAAIGGDVARVRDESPSAPVQAMIAFNYYASERVHPCSVLGMLYVLEVIASVYGGRVADSIARAIGVEAGRDLERRGFRFLSSHATMDADHMAKLNALLKTIDDSAAQAAIINATRVNFHQFGQLFAEGGFASHLQS
- a CDS encoding crotonase/enoyl-CoA hydratase family protein; this translates as MSSMNDAPGLRIPCSSYAEVEYEFEPATGTVWGYMRQRGTPCFNLGLLKDIRDFGNALAARGGTLECGGVRHKVNYYVAGSRVPGVFNLGGDLALFLLLIRSRDRDALAHYARLCIDNIHARVQNYSCPDLTTISLVQGEALGGGFETALASDVIVAEESAMMGLPEILFNLFPGMGAYSLLARRVGPRLAEEMILSGRVMPAVKLHEMGIVDVLARDGEGETAVHDWITRNARRRRGFQAVMQARKQVFPVTRAELDAVADTWVDCALRLEDRDLRMMSRVVHAQLERMERRAVKSPGTPAVAAAG